One Agrobacterium vaccinii DNA window includes the following coding sequences:
- a CDS encoding A24 family peptidase: protein MVIAAIFLIVPLCLAFAALNDLFTMTIPNRISAILIASFLVVAPLSGMDMQTFGMSLVAGLAVFFVSFILFATNTMGGGDAKLLTASAVWFGFDMPLALYMLAVAILGGVLTMGILFIRSYRQEIMVTGLPVPDSLLVAKKVPYGIAIAVAGLLTYPEAPIVQLAMQRLM, encoded by the coding sequence ATGGTTATCGCTGCGATATTCCTGATCGTTCCGCTTTGTCTTGCATTCGCGGCGCTCAATGACCTGTTCACAATGACGATTCCGAACCGCATTTCGGCGATCCTCATCGCTTCATTCCTCGTGGTCGCACCGCTTTCGGGCATGGACATGCAGACGTTCGGCATGAGCCTCGTTGCAGGTCTCGCCGTATTTTTCGTGAGCTTCATTCTTTTTGCAACGAACACGATGGGCGGCGGGGATGCGAAGTTGCTGACGGCATCTGCGGTCTGGTTCGGCTTCGACATGCCGCTTGCGCTTTATATGCTGGCAGTCGCCATCCTTGGCGGTGTGCTGACGATGGGCATCCTGTTCATCAGGTCCTATCGACAGGAAATCATGGTGACGGGCCTTCCGGTTCCAGATTCGCTGCTGGTGGCTAAAAAGGTTCCCTACGGAATAGCGATCGCGGTAGCGGGTCTGCTGACCTACCCCGAAGCGCCAATCGTTCAGCTCGCGATGCAGCGCCTGATGTAA
- a CDS encoding GNAT family N-acetyltransferase, producing MTRIRMLNGEETLAALPDLCEVLSDCVNDGASVGYMLPFVPADAIAFWQSVARSVESGDTLHVVAEVDGKIVGTVQVGLASKPNQPHRGDLMKLLVHRSSRGLGLSRLLMERVEAEAVARGRTLLVLDTASGSTAEAIYPRYGWQRVGVIPNYAMHPDGRYCDATWFYKEIG from the coding sequence ATGACACGTATCCGCATGCTGAACGGCGAGGAGACCCTGGCCGCACTACCAGACCTTTGCGAAGTCCTGTCCGATTGCGTCAATGACGGCGCCTCCGTTGGCTATATGCTGCCTTTCGTGCCTGCAGATGCGATAGCATTCTGGCAGAGTGTGGCTAGGTCGGTGGAAAGTGGCGACACACTTCATGTGGTGGCAGAGGTGGATGGCAAGATCGTCGGCACCGTGCAGGTGGGGCTCGCCTCCAAACCCAATCAGCCTCATCGCGGTGACCTGATGAAACTCCTGGTGCATCGCTCCTCGCGCGGGCTTGGCCTGTCACGCCTGCTGATGGAACGGGTGGAAGCCGAAGCTGTGGCCCGTGGCCGGACGCTTCTGGTGCTGGACACGGCGTCGGGCAGCACGGCGGAAGCGATATATCCTCGCTACGGTTGGCAGCGCGTCGGAGTCATCCCCAATTATGCGATGCACCCCGATGGTCGCTACTGCGACGCGACATGGTTCTACAAAGAAATCGGCTAG
- a CDS encoding pilus assembly protein N-terminal domain-containing protein — protein sequence MTLAALLATSTMAVSAEDELLRVSMNHARVLKLDRPVSKVIIGNSKVADATVADATTIVLTGRSFGTTNLVLLDADGNAIVDERVLVSIDEGNTVRVFRQTARTVLSCTPNCEEHSPNEGAAASGQ from the coding sequence ATGACCCTGGCGGCGCTGCTTGCGACGTCCACAATGGCGGTTTCGGCTGAGGATGAGTTGCTGCGTGTTTCGATGAACCACGCCCGCGTACTGAAATTGGATAGACCGGTCAGCAAGGTCATCATCGGAAACTCCAAGGTAGCCGATGCAACGGTCGCAGATGCCACCACCATCGTCCTGACAGGCCGAAGCTTCGGCACCACGAACCTTGTTCTGCTGGACGCCGATGGCAATGCGATTGTGGATGAACGCGTGCTCGTTTCCATCGATGAAGGCAACACAGTCCGCGTTTTCCGCCAGACGGCCCGTACCGTCCTCTCCTGCACGCCGAACTGCGAAGAGCATTCCCCGAACGAAGGCGCAGCGGCGAGCGGCCAGTAA
- a CDS encoding SelT/SelW/SelH family protein: MTDTAAKPRISIIYCTQCNWLLRSSWMAQELLHTFSDSLAEVSLVPATGGRFEILLDGNVIWERKRDGGFPGPKELKQRVRDVIDPGRDLGHLDRSKNEGLDS, translated from the coding sequence ATGACAGACACAGCGGCCAAGCCACGCATTTCCATTATCTATTGCACCCAGTGCAACTGGCTCCTGCGCTCTTCATGGATGGCGCAGGAACTACTGCACACATTTTCCGACAGTCTCGCAGAAGTCTCGTTGGTGCCCGCAACCGGCGGACGCTTCGAAATCCTTCTGGACGGAAACGTTATTTGGGAGCGCAAGCGCGATGGCGGCTTCCCCGGACCAAAGGAACTCAAGCAGCGCGTCCGTGACGTCATAGACCCCGGTCGCGACCTCGGCCATCTCGACCGCTCTAAGAACGAAGGGTTGGATAGCTGA
- a CDS encoding type II and III secretion system protein family protein — MTYRARNSLKTLMRSSVTGGLAFCIAFSGFPGMNAPFGLSTNEALAQSASIVRINESGQGVRKRLKLGLNKALVIDLPQDAHDILVADPSMADAVTRSSRRIYLFGKSVGQTNIFIFGDQGQEIVSLDLEVERDISGLQANLRRFIPESDIRVEIVSDNIVLSGSVRTPQDSARAVQLASAFLKGGEATTRNITETSQSNGDGAVAIFAEDRQQSSIVNMLTIEGEDQVTLKVTVAEVSRQVLKQLGFNGSISGTGSNSSQIAFSNPANLGNAIGLAGTGNVAGTVGKLALGSYFNAMEQAGVMRTLAEPSLTAISGEQAKFYVGGEFRLPAEQEVAFDETTGRPTVTRTTDKVDYGIELNFRPVVLSPGRISLKIETNVSEPTYEGSAVTGNGSSVRVPGSTYLSIRKREASTSVELPSGGSIVIAGLVQDNVRQAMSGLPGASKVPILGTLFRSKDFIRNETELVIIATPYLVRPVSRNEIARPDDNFNPENDAAMYFMNRVNKVYGNRQQAHTQPYQGSVGFIYK; from the coding sequence ATGACCTATCGAGCACGCAACAGCCTGAAGACCCTTATGCGCTCCTCCGTCACTGGCGGGCTGGCTTTCTGTATCGCATTCTCCGGTTTTCCCGGCATGAATGCGCCTTTTGGCCTTTCGACCAACGAAGCCCTCGCCCAGAGCGCCAGCATCGTACGCATCAATGAAAGCGGTCAGGGCGTGCGAAAGCGCCTTAAGCTGGGGCTCAACAAGGCGCTGGTCATCGATCTGCCGCAAGACGCTCACGATATTCTCGTGGCAGACCCCTCCATGGCGGATGCCGTAACGCGCAGTTCGCGACGCATCTATCTTTTCGGCAAGTCGGTTGGCCAGACGAATATCTTCATTTTCGGTGATCAGGGCCAGGAGATCGTCAGTCTCGATCTTGAAGTCGAGCGTGACATTTCCGGTCTTCAGGCCAACCTTCGCCGCTTCATTCCTGAATCGGACATACGCGTCGAAATCGTCTCCGATAACATCGTGCTCTCAGGCAGCGTTCGCACCCCGCAGGATTCTGCCCGCGCCGTCCAGCTCGCTTCCGCCTTCCTGAAGGGTGGTGAGGCGACCACGCGCAATATTACCGAGACAAGCCAGAGCAATGGTGACGGCGCGGTTGCGATCTTCGCGGAAGACCGCCAGCAATCCTCCATCGTCAATATGTTGACGATCGAAGGTGAAGATCAGGTGACGCTGAAGGTCACGGTTGCAGAAGTCAGCCGTCAGGTTTTGAAGCAGCTTGGTTTCAATGGCTCCATAAGCGGTACAGGCTCAAACTCCAGTCAAATTGCGTTTTCCAATCCCGCAAACCTGGGCAATGCGATTGGCCTGGCGGGTACTGGTAACGTGGCGGGCACAGTCGGAAAACTGGCCCTTGGCAGCTATTTCAATGCGATGGAGCAGGCGGGTGTCATGCGCACCTTGGCCGAGCCGAGCCTCACTGCGATTTCAGGCGAACAGGCGAAGTTCTATGTAGGTGGCGAGTTCCGGTTGCCCGCTGAACAGGAAGTTGCATTCGATGAAACGACGGGAAGACCGACTGTCACTCGAACGACGGACAAGGTCGATTACGGGATCGAGCTGAATTTTCGTCCTGTCGTTCTGTCTCCCGGTCGTATCAGCCTGAAGATCGAGACCAACGTCTCCGAACCGACATATGAGGGCAGTGCCGTGACGGGCAATGGCAGCAGCGTTCGCGTTCCGGGTAGCACCTACCTGTCAATACGAAAGCGCGAGGCCTCCACAAGCGTCGAGCTTCCATCTGGCGGCTCGATCGTCATTGCTGGTTTGGTGCAGGACAATGTGCGTCAGGCGATGTCCGGTCTGCCCGGCGCGTCCAAGGTTCCGATTCTCGGCACCCTATTCCGCAGCAAGGACTTCATTCGCAACGAAACAGAGCTCGTCATCATCGCCACGCCTTATCTGGTGCGACCGGTATCGCGCAACGAGATCGCCCGGCCCGACGACAACTTCAACCCGGAAAACGATGCCGCCATGTACTTCATGAACCGGGTCAACAAGGTTTACGGCAACAGGCAGCAGGCTCACACACAGCCCTATCAGGGCTCGGTAGGGTTTATCTACAAATGA
- a CDS encoding CpaD family pilus assembly protein, translating into MKPLAQRHTIRRVSLVAALLTTAMLAQGCARDPMSTGAIPDDYRTRHPITLSEAQHSLDIPVSAGDNRLTVGMADSIKGFAQSYSSTSSGVVQMQIPMGSANSAAASILKRQIRSVLASSGIPATKIVETPYGAAPSGDAAPIRLSYVAITAMTGQCGQWPEDLSDNTYSNKNWYNFGCASQNNLAAQVANPMDLVGPRGMSPIDAERRSVVIGNYRAGKTTATTE; encoded by the coding sequence ATGAAACCTCTCGCGCAACGCCACACGATCCGCCGCGTCAGCCTCGTTGCCGCGCTACTGACGACGGCAATGCTGGCGCAGGGCTGCGCACGCGACCCGATGTCGACAGGCGCCATTCCAGATGACTACCGCACCCGCCATCCGATCACGCTTTCGGAAGCGCAGCACTCCTTGGATATCCCGGTTTCTGCTGGCGACAACCGTTTAACGGTCGGCATGGCCGACAGCATCAAGGGCTTTGCGCAGAGCTATTCCTCCACCTCATCGGGCGTCGTGCAGATGCAGATTCCCATGGGCTCGGCAAACTCCGCTGCGGCTTCGATCCTGAAACGGCAAATTCGGTCCGTGCTGGCCTCTTCCGGCATTCCGGCAACCAAGATCGTGGAGACGCCCTATGGTGCCGCACCCTCGGGGGATGCTGCTCCCATCCGGTTGAGCTACGTGGCCATCACGGCGATGACCGGGCAGTGCGGGCAATGGCCGGAAGACCTTTCGGATAACACCTATTCCAACAAGAACTGGTACAATTTCGGCTGTGCATCACAAAACAATCTGGCAGCGCAGGTGGCAAACCCGATGGACCTTGTCGGTCCGCGCGGTATGAGCCCGATCGATGCAGAGCGTCGTTCTGTGGTGATTGGCAACTATCGCGCAGGCAAGACAACGGCAACGACAGAGTGA
- a CDS encoding AAA family ATPase: protein MNPVNYDIQHANPDEPYAEEPLRTGDLEGLRPLPRISIHAFCESEGMQRLMERLSGDRRMNKVSLRVTNGEIEAAATMFSSSPTPNLIVLETAREPSTLLNDLAPLAEVCDPTTRVIIIGRHNDITLYRDLIRNGISEYLVAPVKMPDLLASISAIFVDPEAEPLGRNIAFIGAKGGVGSSTIAHNCAFGISQLFSTETILADLDLPFGTANIDFDQDPAQGIAEAVYAPERLDEMFLDRLLTKCSEHLSLLAAPSLLDRSYDFERLAFQPLLELLQRSAPVAVLDVPHIWSDWTQTVLAEADEVVITAVPDLANLRNTKNLLDALTKLRPNDKVPHLVLNQVGMVKRPEIAPADFFEPLEIEPIAIIPFDVQLFGNAANSGRMISEIDAKSPIAETFSQISHIVTGRSSARKAKRAGLGKFMDLIKRK from the coding sequence ATGAACCCGGTAAACTACGATATTCAGCACGCAAACCCGGACGAACCCTACGCCGAAGAGCCCCTGCGCACGGGCGATCTGGAGGGTCTGCGACCTCTGCCCCGCATTTCCATCCATGCATTCTGCGAAAGCGAGGGCATGCAGCGCCTGATGGAGCGCCTTTCGGGCGACCGCCGCATGAACAAGGTCAGCCTGCGCGTCACCAATGGCGAGATCGAAGCGGCAGCGACGATGTTTTCGTCAAGCCCGACGCCCAACCTAATCGTTCTGGAAACGGCGCGCGAGCCTTCGACGCTGCTGAACGACCTGGCACCGCTGGCAGAAGTTTGCGACCCGACGACCCGCGTGATCATCATCGGCCGCCATAACGACATCACGCTCTACCGCGATCTCATCCGCAATGGCATTTCGGAATATCTCGTTGCGCCGGTGAAAATGCCGGATCTGCTGGCGTCGATCTCGGCGATCTTCGTTGACCCGGAGGCCGAACCGTTGGGTCGTAACATCGCGTTCATCGGCGCGAAGGGCGGCGTCGGCTCGTCGACCATCGCGCACAATTGCGCCTTCGGCATCTCGCAGCTGTTTTCCACGGAAACCATTCTCGCCGATCTGGACCTGCCGTTCGGAACCGCCAATATCGACTTCGATCAGGACCCTGCTCAGGGCATCGCCGAGGCGGTTTACGCGCCCGAGCGTCTGGACGAAATGTTTCTCGACCGTCTGCTGACCAAATGCTCCGAGCATCTTTCGCTGCTTGCCGCGCCGTCGCTTCTCGACCGATCCTATGATTTCGAGCGGCTGGCCTTCCAGCCTCTGCTTGAGCTTTTACAGCGCAGTGCGCCGGTTGCGGTTCTCGATGTTCCGCACATCTGGTCTGACTGGACGCAAACCGTTTTGGCCGAAGCCGACGAGGTGGTGATCACGGCAGTGCCGGACCTCGCTAATCTGCGCAACACCAAGAACCTTCTGGATGCGCTGACAAAGCTTCGACCCAACGACAAGGTTCCGCATCTGGTGCTCAATCAGGTTGGCATGGTGAAGCGGCCCGAGATTGCACCTGCCGACTTTTTCGAACCGCTGGAGATCGAGCCGATCGCCATCATTCCATTCGATGTTCAACTGTTCGGCAACGCTGCCAATAGCGGGCGGATGATCAGCGAAATCGATGCAAAGTCGCCGATTGCCGAGACGTTCTCTCAGATTTCCCACATCGTCACGGGCCGTTCTTCGGCGCGAAAGGCGAAGCGGGCGGGGCTTGGCAAATTCATGGACCTTATAAAACGCAAGTGA
- the lepA gene encoding translation elongation factor 4 translates to MARGMSTNSTRTPLDHIRNFSIVAHIDHGKSTLADRLIQSTGGLAERDMSEQVLDNMDIERERGITIKAQTVRLHYKANNGEIYVLNLIDTPGHVDFAYEVSRSLSACEGSLLVVDASQGVEAQTLANVYQAIDNDHELVTVLNKIDLPAAEPDRIKEQIEEVIGIDASQAVLISAKTGLGIPDVLEAIVHQLPPPKSELGEKGPLKALLVDSWYDTYLGVMVLVRVLDGVLTKGQTIRMMGTDAKYQVERVGVLTPKMVAVDSLGPGEIGFITGSIKEVADTRVGDTITEDKRPTATALPGFKPAQPVVFCGLFPVDAADFEDLRAAMGKLRLNDASFSFEMESSAALGFGFRCGFLGLLHLEIIQERLEREFDLDLIATAPSVVYQLTMTDGSERELHNPADMPDVVKISEIREPWIKATILTPDDYLGGILKLCQDRRGVQTELTYVGKRAMITYELPLNEVVFDFYDRLKSISKGYASFDYHLDGYREGNLVKMSIMVNGEPVDALSMLVHRTAAEKRGRDMCEKLKDLIPRHMFKIPIQAAIGGNVIARETISAMRKDVTAKCYGGDATRKRKLLDKQKEGKKRMRQFGKVDIPQEAFIAALKMSDD, encoded by the coding sequence ATAGCGCGGGGCATGAGCACAAATTCGACCCGCACCCCGCTTGACCATATCCGCAACTTCTCCATCGTTGCCCATATCGACCATGGCAAATCGACATTGGCTGACCGGTTGATTCAATCGACGGGCGGCCTTGCCGAACGCGATATGTCCGAGCAGGTGCTCGACAACATGGATATCGAGCGCGAGCGCGGCATTACCATCAAGGCACAGACCGTACGCCTGCATTACAAAGCGAATAACGGCGAAATCTATGTGTTGAACCTCATCGACACGCCCGGCCACGTCGACTTTGCCTACGAAGTGTCCCGCTCGCTGTCGGCCTGCGAAGGCTCGCTGCTGGTGGTCGATGCGTCCCAGGGCGTCGAAGCGCAGACTCTGGCCAACGTCTATCAGGCTATCGATAACGACCACGAACTGGTCACCGTCCTCAACAAGATCGATCTGCCCGCTGCTGAACCGGACCGCATCAAGGAACAGATCGAAGAGGTCATCGGCATCGATGCCAGTCAGGCTGTTCTGATCTCAGCCAAGACAGGTCTTGGTATTCCCGACGTTCTCGAAGCCATCGTACACCAGTTGCCGCCCCCAAAGAGCGAGCTCGGCGAAAAGGGTCCGCTGAAGGCGCTGCTGGTGGACAGCTGGTACGACACCTATCTGGGCGTCATGGTTCTCGTGCGCGTTCTCGATGGTGTACTGACCAAGGGCCAGACCATCCGCATGATGGGCACTGACGCAAAATATCAGGTGGAGCGCGTGGGCGTTCTGACCCCGAAGATGGTCGCTGTCGATAGTCTTGGTCCGGGCGAGATCGGTTTCATCACCGGCTCGATCAAGGAAGTGGCAGATACGCGCGTCGGCGATACCATTACCGAAGACAAGCGTCCGACCGCGACCGCACTGCCGGGCTTCAAGCCCGCTCAGCCTGTCGTCTTCTGTGGTCTCTTCCCAGTGGATGCGGCTGACTTCGAAGATTTGCGCGCTGCCATGGGCAAGCTGCGTCTCAACGACGCGTCGTTCTCATTCGAAATGGAATCGTCCGCTGCACTTGGCTTCGGCTTCCGCTGCGGCTTCCTCGGTCTGTTGCATCTGGAAATCATTCAGGAGCGTCTCGAGCGCGAATTCGATCTCGATCTGATCGCGACGGCTCCTTCTGTGGTCTATCAGCTAACGATGACCGATGGTTCGGAACGCGAACTTCACAATCCGGCCGATATGCCTGATGTCGTGAAGATTTCCGAGATACGCGAGCCGTGGATCAAGGCGACGATCTTGACGCCGGACGATTATCTTGGTGGCATTCTGAAGCTTTGCCAGGACCGTCGCGGTGTTCAGACCGAGTTGACCTATGTCGGCAAGCGCGCCATGATCACCTATGAACTGCCGCTCAACGAAGTCGTTTTCGACTTCTACGACCGCTTGAAGTCGATCTCCAAGGGCTATGCTTCATTCGATTACCATCTCGATGGTTATCGTGAAGGCAACCTCGTGAAGATGTCGATCATGGTCAATGGCGAGCCGGTTGACGCTCTTTCTATGCTCGTGCACCGGACTGCTGCTGAAAAGCGCGGTCGTGACATGTGTGAGAAGCTGAAAGATTTGATCCCGCGCCACATGTTCAAAATCCCGATTCAGGCGGCCATTGGTGGCAACGTCATTGCGCGTGAGACGATCTCTGCCATGCGCAAGGACGTGACCGCGAAATGCTACGGCGGCGACGCGACACGTAAGCGCAAACTTCTGGACAAGCAGAAGGAAGGCAAGAAGCGCATGCGCCAGTTCGGCAAGGTGGATATTCCGCAGGAAGCGTTCATTGCAGCTCTGAAAATGAGCGACGACTGA
- a CDS encoding helix-turn-helix domain-containing protein, which yields MENEIDTFEHSIAARIKHLRTQGNLTLDQLASASGVSRAMISRIERGEASPTAALLARICAALGLSLSGFFAENETTTSPLTRKRDQPTWQDPETGYTRRAISPPRVESDIDIVEVDFPAHARVSFPPHPASRGMTQYVWLLEGTLEMTTGFEIHQMEPGDCLFMPVGEGHIFHNPSDHPARYAVVLDQRKR from the coding sequence ATGGAAAACGAAATCGACACCTTCGAACACTCTATTGCCGCACGCATCAAGCACCTGCGAACGCAAGGCAATTTGACACTCGACCAGCTCGCCAGCGCCTCTGGCGTCAGCCGTGCCATGATCTCTCGGATAGAACGCGGCGAAGCCAGCCCAACCGCAGCTCTTCTGGCCCGGATTTGCGCAGCACTGGGGCTTTCGCTGTCAGGCTTTTTTGCCGAGAACGAAACGACCACCTCACCGCTGACGCGGAAACGCGATCAGCCGACCTGGCAGGATCCTGAAACCGGTTACACGCGCCGGGCCATCTCTCCGCCACGCGTCGAGTCAGACATCGATATCGTTGAGGTCGATTTTCCAGCCCACGCACGGGTCAGCTTCCCACCCCACCCGGCAAGCCGTGGCATGACGCAATATGTCTGGCTGCTGGAGGGAACCCTCGAAATGACCACAGGCTTCGAGATCCACCAAATGGAGCCCGGCGACTGCCTGTTCATGCCTGTGGGCGAAGGGCACATCTTTCACAATCCGTCCGACCACCCTGCCCGCTATGCCGTGGTGCTGGACCAGCGCAAGCGCTGA
- a CDS encoding PLP-dependent aminotransferase family protein gives MVRRAVQMTDATLKTESTAPRIDTVMAEIRRRIASRHLTSGSKLPSVRAFAKVMQVSTSTVVEAYERLVAEGAIRSRPGSGFYVANTLAPLSLADIGPKLDRAVDPFWVSRLALDGRGDLLKPGCGWMPASWMPQDVLRRAMRNLGRSDAHHLTDYSTPLGLAPLRQLLSRRLADQGVQADAEQIILVDSGTQAIDHLCRFLLEPGETVLVDDPCYFNFHALLRAHRVKVVGVPYTPTGPDIALFEEAVTTHQPRLYITNSAIHNPTGAVLSPSTAHRVLMLAERAGVTIIEDDIFADFEHHKAPRLAAFDGLSRVVQIGSFSKTLSASVRCGYIAAPKDWIEPLTNMKIATGFSGSQLSEVLVYSALKDVHYRRHMDVVNIKLTQAREATTARLAALGITPWIEPSAGIFLWCKLPDDVDAASVARHALMKKVVLAPGNIFSQAKTASGFMRFNVSQCDDPAVFDVLEVSLFQQRAGA, from the coding sequence ATGGTGCGAAGAGCAGTACAGATGACCGATGCGACCTTGAAAACCGAAAGCACCGCACCCCGCATCGACACCGTCATGGCAGAAATCCGCCGCCGGATTGCCTCTCGCCATCTGACCTCCGGCAGCAAGCTTCCGTCCGTACGGGCCTTTGCCAAGGTCATGCAGGTTTCCACATCCACCGTGGTGGAGGCCTATGAACGTCTGGTCGCAGAGGGTGCCATCCGGTCCCGGCCCGGCTCCGGTTTTTATGTGGCCAACACGCTGGCACCCCTATCTCTTGCCGACATCGGACCAAAGCTGGACCGGGCCGTCGATCCTTTCTGGGTCTCACGTCTGGCGCTGGACGGGCGTGGCGATCTTTTGAAGCCCGGCTGCGGCTGGATGCCCGCGTCATGGATGCCGCAGGATGTTCTGCGACGCGCGATGCGCAATCTGGGCCGCAGCGACGCTCATCATCTGACGGATTACAGCACCCCGCTCGGGCTGGCCCCGCTCCGACAATTGCTCTCGCGTCGATTGGCGGATCAAGGCGTGCAGGCCGATGCTGAGCAGATCATTCTCGTGGATTCGGGAACGCAGGCCATCGATCACCTCTGTCGCTTCCTGCTAGAGCCGGGCGAAACCGTACTGGTAGACGATCCCTGCTACTTCAACTTCCACGCCCTGCTGCGTGCCCACCGCGTCAAGGTGGTTGGTGTGCCCTATACGCCGACGGGGCCGGATATCGCTCTTTTCGAGGAGGCTGTGACGACGCACCAGCCCCGGCTCTACATTACCAACTCTGCAATCCATAACCCAACGGGTGCGGTCCTCTCACCCTCCACCGCGCATCGTGTTCTGATGTTGGCGGAGCGCGCTGGCGTGACGATCATCGAAGACGACATATTTGCCGATTTCGAACACCACAAAGCGCCTCGCCTTGCGGCGTTCGATGGTCTGAGCCGGGTCGTGCAGATCGGCAGCTTCTCCAAAACGCTATCGGCTTCCGTGCGCTGCGGTTACATAGCGGCACCGAAGGACTGGATCGAACCGCTGACCAACATGAAAATCGCCACCGGCTTTTCAGGCAGTCAACTGTCTGAAGTTTTGGTGTATTCGGCGCTGAAGGACGTGCACTATCGTCGCCATATGGACGTCGTGAATATAAAGTTGACGCAGGCCCGGGAAGCAACAACTGCGCGGCTCGCAGCACTCGGCATCACACCATGGATCGAACCAAGCGCAGGCATTTTTCTGTGGTGCAAGCTGCCTGATGACGTAGATGCTGCCTCGGTCGCGCGCCACGCTCTGATGAAGAAGGTGGTGCTGGCGCCGGGCAATATCTTCAGTCAGGCCAAGACCGCATCAGGTTTTATGCGCTTTAATGTTTCGCAATGCGACGATCCAGCCGTGTTCGATGTGCTCGAAGTTTCCCTGTTTCAGCAGCGAGCCGGTGCATGA
- a CDS encoding Flp family type IVb pilin: MTQIFARFMKDESGATAIEYGLIAALISVAIITGATTIGTRLGAIFGTIATRMTTAAPAANN; the protein is encoded by the coding sequence ATGACACAGATTTTCGCTCGCTTCATGAAAGACGAGTCCGGCGCGACCGCCATCGAATACGGCCTGATTGCCGCCCTGATTTCCGTTGCGATCATTACTGGCGCAACGACTATCGGTACACGTCTTGGCGCAATCTTCGGTACAATCGCCACCAGAATGACGACGGCAGCACCTGCTGCCAACAACTAA
- the cpaB gene encoding Flp pilus assembly protein CpaB, which produces MKPSRVVILSVAVVAAGLAGLLAMQLGAPQQVVEQAEAIIQKEPTVNVLVSSVNLPVGSRLSADSVRWAAWPQGSINESFVTEAKRPEAIAELTGSIVRLPLFEGEPLRPEKVVDSSSRIMSALLPAGKRAVSTEISVATGAGGFVLPNDRVDVIMVRKGDNGGFLTENVLNNVRVLAIDQQIKEGEDGTSAVVGATATLELSPEQAKIMTVAQQMADRLTLSLRSVADAQDSDTTSAEYLLNRGAGQPAIQVIKSGSIVKEGQGGSAQ; this is translated from the coding sequence ATGAAACCGTCGCGTGTCGTCATTCTTTCCGTAGCTGTGGTCGCCGCCGGTCTTGCCGGTTTGCTGGCCATGCAGCTTGGCGCTCCCCAACAGGTCGTGGAGCAGGCCGAAGCCATCATTCAGAAAGAACCGACCGTCAATGTCCTGGTTTCCTCGGTCAATTTGCCGGTTGGAAGCCGCCTGAGCGCAGACTCGGTGCGCTGGGCAGCATGGCCACAGGGCAGCATCAATGAGAGCTTCGTTACCGAAGCAAAGCGCCCGGAGGCCATTGCCGAACTGACCGGTTCTATCGTGCGCCTGCCGCTGTTCGAAGGCGAACCCTTGCGGCCCGAAAAGGTCGTCGATTCCAGCTCCCGTATCATGTCCGCGTTGCTGCCTGCGGGCAAGCGTGCCGTCTCGACAGAGATTTCGGTCGCCACCGGCGCCGGTGGCTTTGTGCTTCCTAACGACCGGGTCGACGTGATCATGGTTCGCAAAGGAGACAATGGCGGCTTTTTGACAGAAAACGTTCTCAACAATGTCCGCGTTCTCGCCATTGATCAGCAGATCAAGGAAGGCGAAGACGGCACGAGCGCTGTTGTCGGCGCAACAGCCACGCTGGAACTGTCACCGGAACAGGCAAAGATCATGACTGTCGCACAGCAGATGGCGGATCGTCTGACGCTGTCGCTACGCTCCGTTGCCGATGCACAGGATAGTGACACCACATCTGCCGAATACCTTCTGAACCGTGGTGCGGGACAGCCAGCCATTCAGGTCATCAAATCCGGCTCAATCGTCAAGGAAGGACAAGGGGGATCGGCACAATGA